In the Piscinibacter sp. XHJ-5 genome, one interval contains:
- a CDS encoding tripartite tricarboxylate transporter substrate binding protein — protein sequence MLPRRHALFVAMLFPLVALAQSTYPDKPITLIVPFPPAGVADTVARPVADALSRELKQTVVVENRAGAGGALGMGTVARAQPDGYTLLLGLSSISILPEADKLLGRKPQFTLDQFTPIARFTADPTVLVVRAEAPWRTLADFLADVRRKPGTYNYGSSGNYGTMHVPMEMLKAAADFRMTHIPFTGAGPAVVALLGGQVDALASGPATVVQHIKAGRLRPLAHWGDRPLAALPEVPSLTQAGYPVQFAQWSALFAPAGTPDEVVQKLRAAARKAAADPAVQQTIATAGSPLAYLDAPEFKAYWDADAAVMTQAVKRIGRVE from the coding sequence ATGCTGCCGCGCCGTCATGCCCTTTTCGTCGCGATGCTGTTTCCACTGGTGGCGCTCGCCCAGTCCACCTATCCCGACAAGCCGATCACGCTGATCGTGCCCTTCCCGCCCGCCGGCGTGGCGGACACCGTCGCCCGCCCGGTGGCCGACGCGCTGTCGCGGGAGCTGAAGCAGACGGTGGTCGTCGAGAACCGGGCGGGGGCCGGCGGCGCGCTCGGCATGGGCACGGTGGCGCGTGCGCAGCCCGATGGCTACACGCTGCTGCTCGGGCTGTCGTCGATCTCCATCCTGCCCGAGGCCGACAAGCTGCTGGGACGCAAGCCGCAGTTCACGCTGGACCAGTTCACGCCGATCGCCCGCTTCACCGCCGATCCCACCGTGCTGGTCGTGCGCGCCGAGGCGCCGTGGCGCACGCTGGCAGACTTTCTTGCCGACGTGCGCCGCAAGCCAGGCACCTACAACTACGGCAGCTCCGGCAACTACGGGACCATGCACGTGCCGATGGAGATGCTGAAGGCGGCAGCCGACTTCCGCATGACGCACATTCCGTTCACCGGCGCCGGCCCGGCGGTGGTCGCGCTGCTGGGCGGACAGGTCGATGCGCTGGCCAGCGGGCCAGCCACCGTCGTGCAGCACATCAAGGCCGGCCGGCTGCGTCCGCTGGCGCACTGGGGTGATCGCCCGCTCGCCGCGTTGCCCGAGGTGCCGAGCCTCACGCAGGCCGGCTATCCAGTGCAGTTCGCCCAGTGGTCAGCACTGTTCGCGCCCGCCGGCACGCCGGACGAGGTCGTGCAGAAGCTGCGCGCCGCCGCACGCAAGGCCGCGGCCGACCCGGCCGTGCAGCAGACGATCGCCACCGCCGGCAGCCCGCTGGCCTACCTGGATGCGCCGGAGTTCAAGGCGTACTGGGACGCCGATGCGGCGGTCATGACGCAGGCGGTCAAGCGCATCGGCAGGGTGGAGTAG
- a CDS encoding ATP-dependent DNA helicase — protein MSRAYTIAVRALCEFAAKRGDLDLRFTPSPSAQEGIAGHKTVAARRSAAYRAEVPVSGEFRHLVVRGRADGYDPDRRLVEEVKTFKGDLQRMPPNHRELHWAQAKVYGCLLCRAFELPSITVSLVYFDVRTQAETTLEQQCSAEELHAFFEALCQGFIAWADRELAHRAQRDTALGALRFPHDAFRGGQRALAESVFKAARLGRCLMAQAPTGIGKTIGTLFPLLKACPGQALDKVYFLSAKGSGRALALEAMATLRRGPTVLPLRVLELVARDKACEHPDKACHGESCPLARGFYDRLPAAREAAVSVGGSLTKEVLRELALAYQVCPYYLGHELARWADVIVGDYNYYFDSTALLHGLTALHQWRVAVLVDEAHNLVERARKMYSAELVQAELRALRKASPAALKKPLDRLHQAWNALARAQDEPYRVLEEVPRSFSAALQDCTAAITDHLTEHPAAVDSALLQFYFDGLHFGRLVESFGAHSLFDVTRAPGGRGGATLCVRNVVPATFLQPRLAAAHATVLFSATLTPARFYIDTLGLPVDTAWLDVEAPFSADQLSVRIVREVSTRWRHRGDSLAPIVRLMATQYEAAPGNYLAFFSSFDYLQQAAQAFAARHPAIPTWQQARHMDEAQREAFLRRFVDGGRGIAFAVLGGSFAEGIDLPGTRLIGAFIATLGLPQFNPINEEMRRRFDATFGTGYDYTYLFPGIRKVVQAAGRVIRTPSDRGSIHLIDDRFARPEVRKLLPGWWRVDG, from the coding sequence GTGTCTCGCGCCTACACCATCGCCGTTCGCGCGCTCTGCGAATTCGCCGCCAAGCGCGGCGATCTCGACCTGAGATTCACACCCTCGCCGAGCGCGCAGGAAGGCATCGCCGGACACAAGACCGTGGCGGCACGCCGCAGCGCCGCCTACCGCGCCGAAGTGCCGGTGAGCGGCGAGTTCAGGCACCTGGTCGTGCGCGGCCGTGCCGACGGCTACGACCCCGACCGCCGTCTCGTCGAGGAGGTCAAGACCTTCAAGGGCGATCTGCAGCGCATGCCCCCCAACCACCGCGAACTACACTGGGCGCAGGCCAAGGTGTACGGCTGCTTGCTGTGTCGGGCGTTCGAGCTGCCGTCGATCACCGTGTCGCTGGTGTACTTCGACGTCCGCACGCAGGCCGAGACCACGCTCGAGCAGCAGTGCAGCGCAGAGGAGCTGCACGCGTTCTTCGAGGCACTCTGCCAGGGCTTCATCGCCTGGGCCGATCGCGAGCTGGCGCATCGGGCGCAACGCGACACGGCGCTGGGCGCGCTGCGCTTCCCGCACGATGCGTTTCGCGGCGGCCAACGGGCGCTGGCCGAATCGGTGTTCAAGGCCGCGCGGCTCGGCCGCTGCCTGATGGCCCAGGCGCCCACCGGCATCGGCAAGACGATAGGCACCCTCTTCCCGCTGCTGAAGGCGTGTCCGGGACAGGCGCTGGACAAGGTCTACTTCCTCAGCGCCAAGGGCTCGGGGCGCGCCCTGGCGCTCGAGGCCATGGCCACCTTGCGCCGCGGCCCGACGGTGCTGCCGCTTCGCGTGCTGGAGCTGGTCGCCCGCGACAAGGCCTGCGAGCATCCGGACAAGGCCTGCCACGGCGAGTCGTGTCCGCTGGCCCGCGGCTTCTACGACCGGCTGCCGGCCGCCCGCGAGGCGGCGGTGTCCGTGGGCGGCTCGCTGACGAAGGAGGTACTGCGCGAGCTCGCGCTTGCCTACCAGGTGTGTCCGTATTACCTCGGGCACGAGCTCGCGCGCTGGGCCGACGTGATCGTCGGCGACTACAACTACTACTTCGACAGCACCGCCTTGCTTCACGGTCTGACGGCCCTCCATCAGTGGCGCGTGGCGGTGCTGGTCGACGAGGCCCACAACCTCGTGGAACGTGCGCGGAAGATGTACAGCGCCGAGCTGGTGCAGGCCGAGCTGCGCGCGCTGCGCAAGGCATCGCCGGCGGCGCTGAAGAAGCCGCTCGATCGGCTGCACCAGGCGTGGAACGCGCTGGCCCGGGCGCAGGACGAACCGTATCGGGTGCTCGAGGAGGTGCCGCGCAGCTTCTCCGCGGCGCTGCAGGACTGCACCGCCGCGATCACCGATCACCTCACCGAGCACCCGGCCGCTGTCGACAGCGCGCTGCTGCAGTTCTACTTCGATGGGCTGCACTTCGGGCGTCTCGTCGAGAGCTTCGGCGCGCACTCGCTGTTCGACGTCACGCGCGCACCGGGTGGCCGCGGCGGCGCCACGCTGTGCGTGCGCAACGTCGTGCCGGCCACCTTCCTCCAGCCGCGCCTTGCCGCCGCGCACGCGACGGTGCTGTTCTCCGCCACGCTGACGCCGGCGCGCTTCTACATCGACACGCTCGGCCTGCCGGTCGACACCGCCTGGCTGGACGTCGAGGCGCCGTTCAGCGCGGATCAGCTGTCGGTGCGCATCGTGCGGGAGGTGTCCACACGCTGGCGGCACCGCGGCGATTCGCTTGCGCCCATCGTGCGGCTGATGGCGACGCAGTACGAGGCCGCGCCCGGCAACTACCTCGCCTTCTTCAGCAGCTTCGACTACCTGCAGCAGGCCGCGCAGGCGTTCGCCGCCCGCCATCCCGCGATCCCGACGTGGCAGCAGGCGCGGCACATGGACGAGGCGCAGCGCGAGGCCTTCCTGCGCCGCTTCGTCGACGGTGGTCGCGGCATCGCGTTCGCCGTGCTCGGCGGCTCGTTCGCCGAAGGCATCGACCTGCCGGGCACGCGGCTCATCGGTGCCTTCATCGCGACGCTCGGACTGCCGCAGTTCAACCCGATCAACGAAGAGATGCGCCGCCGCTTCGACGCCACCTTCGGCACCGGCTACGACTACACCTATCTCTTTCCCGGCATCCGCAAGGTCGTGCAGGCGGCCGGGCGGGTGATCCGCACGCCTTCGGACCGCGGCAGCATCCACCTCATCGACGATCGGTTCGCGCGGCCGGAAGTGCGCAAGCTCCTGCCTGGGTGGTGGCGCGTGGACGGATGA
- a CDS encoding response regulator — MRVLIVDDEAPARARLRRLLAAFDDVDVAGEAADGAAALEQTARWSPDVLFLDVQMPELSGLDVAASLPDGGPAVVFVTAFDRYALEAFDAQAVDYLLKPVDPARLARTMQRLRERRTPLRPHAAPPAQLVIADRGRLHVVRCADIEWLEAADNYVTVHAGAQARLMRRTLAGLLADLGEPFVRCHRSAAVAVAHVEEVRPRDKGDATLVVRSGARVPCSRQYRAALMRRLSGSPPAGPG; from the coding sequence GTGCGCGTGCTGATCGTCGATGACGAAGCGCCGGCGCGCGCCCGGCTGCGGCGCCTGCTGGCGGCCTTCGACGACGTCGACGTGGCCGGCGAAGCGGCCGATGGCGCCGCTGCGCTGGAGCAGACGGCGCGCTGGTCGCCCGATGTGCTGTTCCTCGACGTGCAGATGCCGGAACTGAGCGGCCTCGATGTCGCCGCGTCGCTGCCCGACGGCGGGCCGGCGGTCGTCTTCGTCACCGCCTTCGATCGTTATGCGCTGGAGGCCTTCGATGCGCAGGCCGTCGACTATCTGCTCAAGCCGGTCGATCCGGCACGTCTGGCGCGCACCATGCAGCGCCTGCGCGAGCGCCGGACGCCGTTGCGACCGCACGCGGCGCCGCCGGCACAGCTGGTGATCGCCGACCGCGGCCGCCTGCACGTCGTCCGCTGCGCCGACATCGAGTGGCTGGAAGCAGCGGACAACTACGTCACCGTGCACGCAGGCGCGCAAGCACGGCTGATGCGACGCACGCTCGCCGGCCTGCTCGCCGACCTGGGCGAGCCCTTCGTGCGTTGCCATCGCAGCGCGGCGGTCGCCGTCGCGCACGTCGAGGAGGTGCGCCCGCGCGACAAGGGTGACGCGACGCTGGTGGTGCGCAGCGGCGCCCGGGTGCCGTGCAGCCGGCAGTACCGGGCCGCGCTGATGCGACGCCTGTCCGGCTCGCCCCCGGCAGGTCCCGGCTGA
- a CDS encoding histidine kinase produces the protein MALAPTPIDAQPLRRLGGGLLLAWIAFWLMMMAVGLQEHLRDGSPYLWRPVIAEGSSMLVATAVALVQWRLSKRLDPLLSQPRRWFMRVLAWTPLVAIGFVLVVHGIRTGAFTLLHIPRPRDPWPAALLYESLKFAIFYVLFTGVQFGVRSYLAYSAERLEAERQRTLSQQAQLLQLTQQLQPHFLFNALNTVSSLIHSDPDLADALLTQLASLLRAASDAQRRPQQTLAEELTLLDAYAGIMIARFGDRVRIDWHIEPAARRCEVPTLALQPLLENCFRHVVEPRRETTHIVVSARCREGRLAVEVADDGGRLAAAAAFGVGLRNLEQRTRMLHGDAASLVLSQNEGGGVSARLEMPCAC, from the coding sequence ATGGCCCTCGCCCCCACCCCCATCGATGCCCAACCGCTGCGCCGCCTGGGCGGCGGCCTGCTGCTCGCGTGGATCGCCTTCTGGCTGATGATGATGGCCGTCGGCCTGCAGGAGCACCTGCGCGACGGCAGCCCCTACCTCTGGCGGCCGGTCATTGCCGAAGGCAGCTCGATGCTGGTGGCGACCGCCGTCGCGCTCGTGCAGTGGCGCCTGTCGAAGCGGCTGGATCCGTTGCTGTCGCAGCCGCGCCGCTGGTTCATGCGCGTGCTGGCCTGGACGCCGCTGGTGGCGATCGGCTTCGTGCTCGTCGTGCACGGCATCCGCACCGGGGCGTTCACACTGCTCCACATCCCGCGGCCGCGCGATCCCTGGCCGGCGGCGCTGCTCTACGAAAGCCTCAAGTTCGCGATCTTCTACGTGCTGTTCACCGGCGTGCAGTTCGGCGTGCGCTCCTACCTCGCCTACAGCGCCGAGCGGCTCGAAGCCGAACGGCAACGCACCCTGTCGCAGCAGGCGCAGCTGCTCCAGCTCACCCAGCAGCTGCAGCCGCACTTCCTGTTCAACGCGCTGAACACGGTGTCGTCGCTGATCCACAGCGATCCGGACCTGGCCGACGCGCTGCTGACCCAGCTGGCGTCGCTGCTGCGAGCCGCCTCCGACGCGCAGCGCCGGCCGCAGCAGACGCTGGCCGAGGAGCTGACGCTGCTCGACGCCTACGCCGGCATCATGATCGCGCGCTTCGGCGACCGGGTTCGCATCGACTGGCACATCGAGCCCGCGGCGCGCCGCTGCGAGGTGCCCACGCTGGCGCTGCAGCCGCTGCTGGAGAACTGCTTCCGCCACGTCGTCGAGCCGCGCCGCGAGACGACGCACATCGTCGTCTCGGCACGCTGTCGCGAAGGGCGGCTCGCGGTCGAGGTGGCCGACGACGGCGGCCGGCTGGCCGCAGCGGCGGCGTTCGGCGTGGGGCTGCGCAATCTCGAGCAACGCACCCGCATGCTCCACGGCGACGCAGCGTCGCTCGTGCTCAGCCAGAACGAAGGCGGCGGCGTCAGCGCGCGGCTGGAGATGCCGTGCGCGTGCTGA
- a CDS encoding aldo/keto reductase: MDRRSFLALTPAVLATPAVSAPPVFPPIGLGTWLTFDVGDDSGERAQRREVLARFFAAGGGMIDSSPMYGRAERLLGELLPSLPHAGRLIAASKVWTPFDRLGPGQLEHSMRLWGLPQFDVLLVHNLLNWRDHVKTLRRWKDDGRVRRIGVSTSHGRRHDEAMRVIRAESLDVLQITYNLADTSAEPVMNLAAERGMAVVINRPFDGGDLFEQVSRRPLPPWAEELGCSNWAQFFLRWIVAHPAVTCAIPATRNPAHLEQNMAAARQPIPDAAARQRMQAHWRKP, encoded by the coding sequence ATGGACCGCAGATCCTTCCTGGCGCTGACGCCGGCCGTGCTGGCCACGCCGGCGGTGTCCGCCCCGCCTGTCTTCCCGCCCATCGGCCTGGGCACCTGGCTCACCTTCGACGTCGGCGACGACTCGGGCGAGAGGGCGCAGCGACGCGAGGTGCTGGCGCGCTTCTTCGCCGCCGGTGGCGGCATGATCGATTCGTCGCCGATGTATGGCCGCGCGGAGCGGCTGCTCGGCGAGCTGCTGCCGTCCTTGCCGCACGCCGGCCGGTTGATCGCGGCAAGCAAGGTGTGGACGCCGTTCGACCGGCTGGGCCCCGGCCAGCTCGAGCACTCGATGCGTCTGTGGGGGCTGCCGCAGTTCGACGTGCTCCTGGTGCACAACCTGCTCAACTGGCGCGATCACGTGAAGACGCTGCGCCGCTGGAAGGACGACGGCCGCGTGCGCCGCATCGGCGTGTCCACCTCGCACGGGCGGCGTCACGACGAGGCGATGCGCGTGATCCGCGCCGAGTCGCTCGACGTGCTGCAGATCACGTACAACCTCGCCGACACCAGCGCCGAGCCGGTGATGAACCTCGCCGCCGAGCGCGGCATGGCGGTGGTCATCAACCGCCCCTTCGACGGCGGCGACCTCTTCGAGCAGGTGTCGCGCCGGCCGCTGCCGCCATGGGCCGAGGAGCTCGGGTGCTCCAACTGGGCGCAGTTCTTCCTGAGGTGGATCGTCGCGCATCCGGCCGTCACCTGCGCCATCCCGGCCACGCGCAATCCCGCCCATCTCGAGCAGAACATGGCGGCCGCACGCCAACCCATTCCCGACGCCGCGGCGCGACAGCGGATGCAGGCGCACTGGCGAAAGCCGTGA
- a CDS encoding acyltransferase family protein, translating to MNTTSAPTRLFFLDWLRIAAFGLLILYHVGMYYVSWDWHVKSPFASTDLEPWMRLSSPWRLSLLFLVSGAAVSMMLVRGASTAFARSRSRRLLLPLLCGMLVVVPPQAYFEVVHKHGFDGGYLDFMTLYLRGYGGFCDGSRCLILPTWNHLWFVAYLWVYCMLLWALLKWRPALLDTLAGQTGRRLSGPWLVVLPIVVLTLLRMLLAGRFPVTHALVDDWFNHAQYLAVFLLGAVWARQPAVWPRIEALRWTALAVALTGWAAMLAMSARFGMPSSAPGAAVFAWRAVYSATQWCAILAAIGFAYRHLNVGHRLHRYLVDAVFPVYILHQTLIVVLAQVLRPLGWAPALEGPLLVAATFVLSFAGYEAVRRVPMLRPWFGLSNAGRAVHAPAIALRAD from the coding sequence ATGAACACCACCTCCGCACCCACCCGCCTGTTCTTCCTCGACTGGCTGCGCATCGCCGCCTTCGGCCTGCTGATCCTGTACCACGTCGGCATGTACTACGTGAGCTGGGACTGGCACGTGAAGAGTCCCTTCGCCAGCACCGACCTCGAGCCGTGGATGCGGCTCAGCTCGCCGTGGCGGCTGTCGCTGCTGTTCCTCGTCTCCGGCGCGGCGGTCTCGATGATGCTCGTGCGAGGGGCGAGCACCGCCTTCGCGCGGAGCCGATCCAGGCGGCTGCTGCTGCCTTTGCTGTGCGGCATGCTGGTCGTCGTGCCGCCGCAGGCATATTTCGAGGTCGTCCACAAGCACGGTTTCGACGGCGGCTATCTCGACTTCATGACGCTCTACCTGCGCGGCTACGGCGGCTTCTGCGACGGCTCGCGCTGCCTGATCCTTCCCACCTGGAATCACCTCTGGTTCGTGGCCTACCTGTGGGTCTACTGCATGCTGCTGTGGGCGCTGCTGAAGTGGCGTCCCGCACTGCTGGACACGCTCGCCGGGCAGACCGGGAGAAGGCTGTCGGGACCGTGGCTGGTCGTGCTGCCGATCGTGGTGCTGACCTTGCTGCGCATGCTGCTGGCCGGACGCTTTCCGGTGACGCACGCGCTGGTCGACGACTGGTTCAACCATGCGCAGTACCTCGCGGTCTTCCTGCTCGGCGCCGTGTGGGCGCGCCAGCCGGCCGTGTGGCCACGCATCGAGGCGCTGCGGTGGACGGCGCTGGCGGTCGCACTGACCGGATGGGCGGCAATGCTCGCCATGTCCGCCCGCTTCGGCATGCCGTCGTCCGCACCGGGCGCCGCCGTCTTCGCCTGGCGCGCCGTGTATTCGGCGACCCAATGGTGCGCAATCCTCGCGGCGATCGGCTTCGCGTACCGGCATCTCAACGTCGGGCACCGCCTGCATCGCTACCTGGTGGATGCGGTGTTTCCGGTCTACATCCTTCACCAGACATTGATCGTGGTGCTGGCCCAGGTGCTGCGGCCGCTCGGATGGGCGCCGGCGCTGGAGGGGCCCTTGCTGGTGGCCGCCACCTTCGTGCTCAGCTTCGCCGGCTACGAAGCCGTGCGCCGCGTGCCGATGCTGCGGCCTTGGTTCGGGCTGTCGAACGCCGGTCGCGCGGTCCACGCTCCCGCCATCGCGCTTCGAGCCGACTGA
- a CDS encoding DMT family transporter, which yields MASMSSSSDQRLAYVLLFVAPAMWSVNYLVARWAPGVIAPHALALGRWCVAAVVLGTLCRHELVARRTLIAAEWKQFVVLGALGMWVCGAFVYIGGRSTTAVNIGLLYAAAPVLIALVSALWLHERLGAMQLAGIVLALAGVLHILIKGEWAALAGLRVNPGDAWVSVAVLCWAAYSVLLRAWPSGFGPVARLTLIACGGILVLIPFTVWEAVAWLPSQWSWKSVALVLAAALIPGAGAYAAYSFMQRTLGAGRVAMVLYLGPLYSALIGWAVLGERIEPFHAVGALLILPGIWLSTHQ from the coding sequence ATGGCTTCAATGTCTTCTTCGAGCGATCAGCGCCTGGCGTACGTGCTGCTTTTCGTCGCCCCGGCCATGTGGAGCGTCAACTACCTCGTTGCGCGCTGGGCGCCCGGGGTGATCGCGCCGCATGCGCTCGCACTCGGCCGCTGGTGCGTGGCCGCGGTGGTGCTCGGCACGCTGTGCCGACACGAGCTGGTCGCGCGGCGCACGCTCATCGCGGCGGAATGGAAGCAGTTCGTCGTGCTCGGCGCGCTGGGCATGTGGGTCTGCGGCGCCTTCGTCTACATCGGCGGACGCAGCACCACCGCGGTCAACATCGGGTTGCTCTATGCCGCTGCGCCGGTGCTGATCGCGCTGGTGTCGGCGCTGTGGCTGCACGAGCGGCTGGGTGCGATGCAGCTCGCCGGCATCGTGCTCGCGCTGGCCGGCGTGCTGCACATCCTGATCAAGGGCGAATGGGCCGCGCTGGCAGGACTTCGCGTCAATCCGGGCGATGCGTGGGTCAGCGTGGCGGTGCTGTGCTGGGCGGCGTACTCGGTGCTGCTGCGCGCCTGGCCGTCGGGCTTCGGGCCGGTCGCGCGGCTCACGCTCATCGCTTGTGGCGGCATCCTCGTGCTGATTCCATTCACGGTGTGGGAGGCGGTGGCCTGGCTGCCGTCGCAGTGGTCATGGAAGAGCGTCGCACTGGTGCTCGCGGCCGCACTGATCCCCGGCGCCGGCGCCTACGCGGCGTATTCGTTCATGCAGCGCACGCTGGGGGCCGGCCGGGTCGCGATGGTCCTGTACCTCGGCCCGCTGTACAGCGCGCTGATCGGCTGGGCCGTGCTCGGCGAGCGCATCGAGCCCTTCCATGCCGTCGGCGCGCTGCTGATCCTGCCGGGGATCTGGCTGTCGACGCACCAGTAG
- a CDS encoding restriction endonuclease, translated as MKLKMAQNSLFAILLRSRWWVSFAAGGAMALVARIVAPAGYEGLALFAAFPFVTIGCIAAWKQLRAPSPARVAQTLQAVGAMPWTEFAAVLEEGFRRQGYEVARLADAAADLQLTQAGRTTLVSAKRWKAARLGIEPLRDLHKVVERREAHGGLCIALGEVSDNARDFAKAQRIELMQGDQLAALLHGVALPRAAR; from the coding sequence ATGAAACTGAAGATGGCCCAGAACTCGCTCTTCGCGATCCTGCTGCGCTCGCGCTGGTGGGTGAGCTTCGCCGCCGGCGGCGCGATGGCGCTGGTGGCACGCATCGTCGCGCCTGCCGGCTATGAAGGCTTGGCGCTGTTCGCCGCCTTTCCGTTCGTGACGATCGGCTGCATCGCGGCGTGGAAGCAGCTGCGCGCGCCCAGTCCCGCGCGGGTGGCGCAGACCCTGCAGGCAGTCGGCGCGATGCCGTGGACCGAATTCGCGGCGGTACTGGAAGAGGGCTTTCGCCGCCAGGGATACGAGGTCGCGCGACTCGCGGACGCGGCGGCCGACCTGCAGCTGACCCAAGCGGGGCGCACGACGCTGGTCAGCGCGAAGCGATGGAAGGCGGCGCGGCTGGGGATAGAACCGCTGCGCGACCTGCACAAGGTGGTCGAAAGGCGCGAGGCGCACGGCGGGCTGTGCATTGCGCTCGGCGAGGTCAGCGACAACGCGCGCGACTTCGCCAAGGCGCAGCGCATCGAGCTCATGCAAGGCGATCAGCTCGCCGCGCTGCTGCATGGCGTCGCGCTGCCGCGAGCAGCACGATAG
- a CDS encoding DUF4148 domain-containing protein, which produces MKTRLYPTVIATVVALAGAVAMTSALAVEAEQYNPAPGTKTRAEVQAELAAAKRQSNVVQYGEATVFLDGASTLTRVQARDDSGNEMRVVQLGDATVFIDPPGTRTREDVRSETLAALRHRR; this is translated from the coding sequence ATGAAGACCAGGCTGTACCCCACTGTGATCGCCACCGTCGTCGCGCTCGCGGGCGCCGTCGCGATGACCAGTGCGCTGGCGGTCGAAGCCGAGCAGTACAACCCTGCGCCGGGCACCAAGACCCGCGCCGAAGTGCAAGCCGAGCTGGCCGCCGCGAAGCGCCAGTCCAACGTCGTCCAGTACGGCGAAGCGACCGTCTTCCTCGATGGTGCGTCCACGCTGACGCGGGTGCAGGCCCGCGACGACAGCGGCAATGAAATGCGCGTCGTGCAGCTCGGTGACGCCACCGTGTTCATCGACCCGCCCGGCACCCGCACCCGCGAAGACGTGCGCAGCGAAACGCTGGCGGCGCTGCGGCACCGCCGCTGA
- a CDS encoding FliA/WhiG family RNA polymerase sigma factor, whose product MNNPKNNREPCQRSADLAAHKPLVRQIARRIRARLPPNVGLDELEQAGLLGLNQALSRFEQGRGSSFETYAARRIEGSMLDALREMDTLSRDARARLREVQAAVQKLEHRLGRAPRAKEVANELGWTLEQFHRCMLDAGAGGARAGEIDLENVDDDSAIWAGAGSEHAVIDEQADPLQALQQRQRHAALNAAFDALEEAERYVMESIYRHGLTLRDIGQTLGVSESRVSRMASEIVAKLRRRLRDW is encoded by the coding sequence ATGAACAATCCCAAGAACAACCGCGAGCCCTGCCAGCGCAGCGCCGACCTTGCCGCCCACAAGCCGCTGGTGCGCCAGATCGCGCGCCGCATCCGGGCCAGGCTGCCGCCCAATGTGGGACTCGACGAGCTGGAGCAGGCCGGTCTGCTCGGCCTCAACCAGGCGCTGTCGCGCTTCGAGCAGGGCCGCGGCTCGAGCTTCGAGACCTACGCGGCGCGGCGCATCGAGGGCTCGATGCTCGATGCGTTGCGCGAGATGGACACCTTGTCCCGCGATGCTCGTGCGCGTCTGCGCGAAGTGCAGGCGGCGGTGCAGAAGCTCGAGCATCGCCTGGGCCGCGCGCCACGGGCCAAGGAGGTGGCCAACGAGCTCGGCTGGACGCTCGAGCAGTTCCACCGCTGCATGCTCGATGCCGGCGCGGGTGGTGCGCGTGCCGGCGAGATCGACCTGGAGAACGTCGACGACGACTCGGCGATCTGGGCCGGAGCGGGCAGCGAGCATGCCGTGATCGACGAGCAGGCCGACCCGCTGCAAGCGCTGCAGCAGCGCCAGCGCCATGCGGCGCTCAACGCCGCCTTCGATGCGCTGGAAGAAGCCGAGCGCTACGTGATGGAGTCGATCTACCGACACGGTCTCACCTTGCGCGACATCGGGCAGACCCTCGGCGTGAGCGAGTCGCGCGTGTCGCGCATGGCTTCGGAGATCGTCGCGAAGCTGCGGCGACGCCTGCGCGACTGGTAG
- a CDS encoding DUF72 domain-containing protein: MDSRRKILVGTASWTDPTLIKSGRFYPKGCSSSEARLRFYASRFPIVEVNSSYYALPEPATSQLWAERTPNDFTFNVKAFRLFTGHQTPIEALPPPVREALGPYDRKTIYYKDMPAPLVDEMWRLFTDSLLPLRASGKLGAVHFQFAPWMTVGPPSRAHIEACRARLPDDLLSVEFRHQSWFSERHAQRTLAFERSLGLVNVVVDSPQGFVNSIGSHWAVTQPRLALVRLHGRNAATWNIRSNAASDRFNYDYSQDELAEIAQRIAVLAQEADAVHAIFNNNYEDQGQRNAATLRELLDGLLPRG; this comes from the coding sequence ATGGACTCGCGCCGCAAGATTCTCGTCGGCACCGCCTCGTGGACCGACCCCACGCTGATCAAGAGCGGCAGGTTCTATCCGAAGGGCTGCTCCTCGTCCGAGGCACGGCTGCGCTTCTACGCGAGCCGCTTTCCCATCGTCGAGGTGAACAGCAGCTACTACGCGCTGCCCGAGCCGGCCACTTCGCAGCTGTGGGCCGAACGCACGCCGAACGACTTCACCTTCAACGTGAAGGCCTTCCGCCTGTTCACCGGCCACCAGACGCCGATCGAAGCGCTGCCGCCGCCGGTGCGCGAGGCCCTCGGGCCGTACGACAGGAAGACCATCTACTACAAGGACATGCCGGCGCCGCTCGTCGACGAGATGTGGCGCCTGTTCACCGACAGCCTGCTGCCGCTGCGCGCCTCGGGCAAGCTGGGCGCGGTGCACTTCCAGTTCGCGCCGTGGATGACGGTGGGCCCGCCGTCGCGGGCGCACATCGAGGCCTGCCGTGCGCGGCTGCCGGACGACCTGCTGTCGGTGGAGTTTCGCCACCAGTCATGGTTCAGCGAGCGGCATGCGCAGCGCACACTGGCCTTCGAGCGCTCGCTCGGGCTGGTGAACGTCGTCGTCGACTCGCCGCAGGGCTTCGTCAACAGCATCGGCTCGCACTGGGCCGTGACGCAGCCCAGGCTCGCCCTGGTGCGCCTGCACGGACGCAATGCCGCCACCTGGAACATCAGGAGCAACGCCGCCTCCGACCGCTTCAACTACGACTACTCCCAGGACGAGCTGGCCGAGATCGCGCAGCGCATCGCAGTGCTGGCGCAGGAGGCCGACGCGGTGCACGCGATCTTCAACAACAACTACGAGGACCAGGGGCAGCGCAACGCGGCGACGCTGCGCGAGCTGCTCGACGGCTTGCTGCCGCGCGGCTGA